The sequence below is a genomic window from Aspergillus nidulans FGSC A4 chromosome V.
CTAATAGCTCACGGAAGACATGTCCAGGTGCAAGAACAGGAGCAAGTCCAAGCGTTTAAGGCCAAAATCCTAGAGATCAGCCTAACAGCCGACCCGTTCCAGACCGTTACGcatctcatcttcattaGCCCGTTCCAAGTGTAATAAACGTTCTCTGTCCCCCGCTTAGCGTTTCTCATACTGCTGATATCCCATACGTCCAAAGGTCTCTTTCGTTCCCTGGCCCAGGTACCAACTCTGAGGTATCATCTGCCAAAGATGTCGATCAAGTATGTGGATGAGCCCCACTTCATTACTCGATAACCTCCAGACTGTTCGTCCTTTGAACGCATTCGGCGACGCCATAACTCTGGCTTGCTTCTTATCACTATCATGCTGCTGATGCGATCACCTACTTGCCATTTTATACTACTCGACTTGGCTAGCACCATTCTAACGGATGATCTAGTTGGGTAATGCTCAATGAGCGCAGAGGCTTTGTTCACCTGCCGAACGAACGATTGCTATACACCAGTCCCCCTCGAACAGGCTTCGCCTTACAACCACCCCCTTCATACACTGGCAACGACAAGCTATCACTACGAAGCAGTTCCGGTCAAATCTTTCTCACAAACCAGCGGGTAATTCTCCTTTCATTCCGTTCaaaaaatttttttttcttttttcttttttggcTAGAATGTGCCTTTTGACAATCCTCTAGGTAATCTATATTCCAGCCCAACGGGTAGATGAACTAGAATCATTTTCAGCCCCTCTGCTCAATCTGCATGATTCTCACGTTTCTTCACCCTTTTTCGGACCCAATGTATGGAATGCCGTTGTTCAACCGGTACCTGGCGGCGGAATTCCCCCGTCGCTGGTTGCGGTACATTTGAAAGTGACTTTCAAAGAAGGGGGTGCGTTTGATTTCCACAACCAGTTCGAGAGGATTAAAGAACGACTCCAACAAGCCGTCGAAATATCCCGTGAAAGTGGCCGAGGCGCCGGAGATATCAACATGGCCGGCGTTCATCTAGAAGAACTGCCCGCTTATTCTGGTCCCCAGAGCTACTCCACTGAGGACAACCATAGTAACCGAGCGATATCTCGCCAAAATACTTCAGAAACCAATACCGAGCCTCAGGAGCCGCCCCCCGGTTATGAAGAAGTACAGCAGCAGAGCGTCGCGAACGAGCTCGAGGAAAGATTGCGCCGAGCGAGCTGAGACTAGAAGACAACAGCGCAACAATGGAGGACCAGTCTGCTTGCCCCAATCTGAGTAACAATCTCTACTTTGCTTTTGAAACTTGTGGCCTTGCTGAGCGCATTAGCGGCAAAACGAGCACGTGTCTGATTTTACCAGCGATTTTTCAATGCAAACAGTACAGATGATAGAAATGATAATCATACAGTCAGTATATTTAATTGTACTAAAGGAGCGTGCAACGATGACTGTTGTTGCGATGTTCTAAGCGGGCAAAGCAACAGCCAATCACGTGTGTGGTAATTGCCGTTCGCCGGTGGCCGGGGTGTTCCGATTTTCCCTGGACGGGAGAACAGACACCAGCTTCGTGAAAACCACCAaacctcatcaacctcgCTCATCCCCCACTCACCCGTCACGCCAGACCT
It includes:
- a CDS encoding uncharacterized protein (transcript_id=CADANIAT00003479), translating into MSINWVMLNERRGFVHLPNERLLYTSPPRTGFALQPPPSYTGNDKLSLRSSSGQIFLTNQRVIYIPAQRVDELESFSAPLLNLHDSHVSSPFFGPNVWNAVVQPVPGGGIPPSLVAVHLKVTFKEGGAFDFHNQFERIKERLQQAVEISRESGRGAGDINMAGVHLEELPAYSGPQSYSTEDNHSNRAISRQNTSETNTEPQEPPPGYEEVQQQSVANELEERLRRAS